TTATCAGGAGCTATTGTCTTATCCCGTACTTTATTGCCAGGATGGCGATGATTTTTTTCGGCTGGGAAGAATTGCTACTATAACCAATTATCTGATTTTAGAACTGGGAATGGAGCCGATTATAATTGTTGGAGTAGGTGTGAAAAAATCAATTCGTACCCAGGAATATTCTCCCCAGGGGAGGCGATTTATTCCCTATACCCAATTTTTTACCCAAGAACTGATCCCCTATATTGAGGAGAAATACCCAATACGTACCGCAGCAGAATACAGAATATTAGCAGGAGATTCCTTAGGGGCGACCGTTTCCCTACACCTTGCTTTGGATTATCCTGATTTGTTTCGAAATCTCATTTCTCTGTCCGGAGCATTCTTCCCCTCAACGCAAAAAAGGATTAAACAGGAAGATCATTTAAGCGATCTTCGCATTTATATGCTGGTCGGATTGGATGAAACACAAGTGGAAACCCCCGCAGGAACCTTTAACTTT
This genomic interval from Microaerobacter geothermalis contains the following:
- a CDS encoding alpha/beta hydrolase, producing the protein MTDQWKYVKSTFKQEGIASRFLGEERKLRVYLPPGYQELLSYPVLYCQDGDDFFRLGRIATITNYLILELGMEPIIIVGVGVKKSIRTQEYSPQGRRFIPYTQFFTQELIPYIEEKYPIRTAAEYRILAGDSLGATVSLHLALDYPDLFRNLISLSGAFFPSTQKRIKQEDHLSDLRIYMLVGLDETQVETPAGTFNFLEINRETKELLIQRQASVQYIEKPGRHIWGFWQKEIPNALMYYFSNHIHHLTE